GATAGATACTTTGTATTCATCCATTAGGTGGAGTCCACTTGAGCTTACTGCTTCACGACGATATGCTAGACTTGTTCAATTGGTGAACTTGAGAATGTTGAGGTTGAGGTACGAGTGGTTCCCAACTacaaaagataatgaaaatagATTGTGTAGAGCTGGCCTTACTATCCGATATACAGATCCTCTGCGTGcgtaatgaaaaaaaaaaaaaaaaagtagagagTGCACGAAAGTCATGAACAAAGTCAACATGGGAAGAGCTCTCTCCAAATGAGCAAAAGTAAACTTTTATAccttaaattcttcaaaagcTGAATAGATACAACTGTTTTGTAGAAGGCTATATCCTAACAAACACAGAAATTGTTGCAaagcaagaaggaaaaaactCAAGAAACAAAAGGGACCCCACGAACTCTAAGGAAGccctttcttttctcacttCTCAGCAAACCATCTTTGCTGCGGCACATCTCAGACTCTCTCTTTTAACCAGCGAAGTTGAGGGGAAAGAGATTGCACTCGTTTTATAATGTCTCTTCACTCCTTTTGTCCTCTGATCTTCACCCTTATTCAGCTTGGAAGCAGGTTCTGACATCATGAAGCGAagacaaaaaattttgaaaagaaagaaagcgagAACTTTCGAAGGCCGTATCCAATAGGTATTGCTGCACAATCCTTTACATCCCTAAAACCCAGAAAAACTGTGCAATTACATATGAAGCTGGAGTATGCCAAAGTGTAGCTTGAGAATGGAGATGTCCGCTAGAGGCAAAGTATGGATGTACACAAACCCGAGGCTCTTCCCTGAAGGTAAGGATTAGATCCAGGAAGGGAACACGTCCAAGTCGCTGGACTTGGTTAGTCCCCACAGAGGACCGTAGAGCTTGGAGATCGACAGGTTGACATATTTCAGCATCTTGTCCGATTTGTTGGTCACCACTGTCTAGCATCTGTGGTAAGTTCTCCTGTTGGCAGTCCATGAAGCCATTAGCTTCTGCTCGATGGACAGCTTGTTGGAAGCAGTTACTGCAATCAAAAAGGCAAAAGCAGATGAGTGAGGTAATGGAATCACagaattaatcaaagaaaaaagggaaggcAGAGGAAATTGTACCAGGAGCTAGACTTGGCTTGGCCATGGCTGCTTTTGGCACAGGAACCACTGCATTGAATAGAAATTCATCCATCAGATGCCGAAATATGTCAAGACATTGCTTTTGTCTGGAATAACAACACATTTCAAAGATCAAATACCTAGAAGGAGTTGACTGTAACCGCCGTGACCACCACTCAACCAGGCTAATATGCCAAGGAGTGGAGCGTTGTTGTAAGTAGCAGGTTCCATTTGCTTGTAATTGTCTCTTTGATCAGCAAAGTTATCATATGTATCGGGGCCACTGATGATAGCACTAGTGAGGAGATTGGGTTCACTTGCTTTCCGGCTAAACCAGGCGGCGTAACTGCCTCAGCAGCTGATGAAGGATGAATCCTCCTTGATGGACACGATGGAAGTCGCCCAGTGATGGACCTGCCTTGGGTAGTTGTTCCTGTACCCAACCATGTAGCTCGTGGCTCTGGGGTTGTCTCCCAGGATATAGTCCACCTGCATATGTTCGTTATTCATGGCAAAAACATTATTCCACTGTATCTTGAAGCAAAGGAAAGAAATCGAGATTTTCCGAGCACAAACATTGAATTGTCACGTTTTCCTTGACTAACTGATTGTATTAGTGACTAGGACACCGTCAGAAGGAATGTATTACCTGAGATTTTGCAAAGGAGAGGAGTTCTGATGGTTGAATGCTGCCGGATGAGCACTGCAAGCTTTTGCCTGAGGAAGAACAAGAAGGCATAAGTCATAACGATCAGCTAAAATATAACAATAACAGAGAAGAACAGGCCCTTCCACAAAAAGCACTGGAATCACCAACCAGGACTCTCGCTTCTTGAAAACCTTGTTGCAGAGACTAACAACTCGAGAGGGGTTGACAAAGAAtgaacttcaaaactcttcatcaTAGAAACCACTGACTGCAGTAAGTCGCCCTGAACATGAAGATGGCTGGTCAAATCCATCATTTGATAGTGGAAATTAGGATAAAGTTCGAGAGGGCTCGATAAGTCATCAACTATATCTTCTTCAACATCATCAACATCTATGAAACAAAACCAGGACGTCAAGGTCTGCACATAACTGACTTGCACGTTTTCATTCCTTTCAACTCCTACTtaatttcattgttcttttacCACCATTGCCCCAGCATTCTTGACCTATCAATCCAGCATATTGATGTACAAATCAACAGCAAGTAAACTAGTTCCATGCAATTATTCGCAATCAAATACACAGGCAGATAAATGGTCGAGCCAAAATACCGGGGACGTAGCCAAAGCTCTTAAGACGTTCCTCGAGCTGGGCGAGGTCACTCTGGTTTTCTTGGAAACCTCGTTGCAGTGACCTAACAGCTCCTCAAACGACACGGTCCCAAAATGACATGGAGTCGAGCAAATTGAGATTGCCGCTCGCAGTCAACACGCGTCGGTTCAGGCACTGAATGAAGGTCGAAGAAGCTGAATCTGCGATGAAAACACCAAAAAATCAATCGGCTGAGAAGAAGGAAAACGCACAACCCGAAATAAAAATCACCCCTTGCaaattttctcggctcaatatCCAAAGGAAACGCAAAGTAACTAGCAATAGAAAGTGAAATGAGAAGAGATTTAACTCAGTGATGCGATTCACAGCTTTAAGAGCTACGAGAATCAGAAGAAGTGGGGGAgata
The nucleotide sequence above comes from Eucalyptus grandis isolate ANBG69807.140 chromosome 2, ASM1654582v1, whole genome shotgun sequence. Encoded proteins:
- the LOC120285931 gene encoding endoglucanase 6-like gives rise to the protein MMDLTSHLHVQGDLLQSVVSMMKSFEVHSLSTPLELLVSATRFSRSESPGKSLQCSSGSIQPSELLSFAKSQVDYILGDNPRATSYMVGYRNNYPRQVHHWATSIVSIKEDSSFISC
- the LOC104432822 gene encoding uncharacterized protein LOC104432822, yielding MDCQQENLPQMLDSGDQQIGQDAEICQPVDLQALRSSVGTNQVQRLGRVPFLDLILTFREEPRGCKGLCSNTYWIRPSKVLAFFLFKIFCLRFMMSEPASKLNKGEDQRTKGVKRHYKTSAISFPSTSLVKRESLRCAAAKMVC